The DNA window GACAAGCCAGCACAGGGCCACTtgtgtgagggagggggaaagggagagaacccAGGGCTCTCACCATTGTTGAGTCTGGATTTCCCATTCTAACTGTTAGAAGCTGCAGGATGCTGAAATCGCAAAGCTGATGGATGACCTTGACCGGAACAAGGACCAGGAGGTGAACTTCCAGGAATATGTCACCTTCCTGGGGGCCTTGGCTTTGATCTACAATGATGCCCTCAAGGGCTGAAAATAATTCAGGAAGGTGGAGACACCCTCTGTCGGTCCTAAGTCAAATCCAGTGGTGGGTAATTGTTCAATAAATACCTTTTTTGGTCAAGTTTTCCTCTGTCCTGGCTTCCTAGTGATTTGTTCCCCTCGGTGCTGCACCAGCCATCATACAGTTTGCTCATGGTCACCTCTGAAAGTGACTCAGCGATGTCCCCTGCCTGGGGCCACCCTAACAAGGCCGCTACTAACTGATAAGGTGCCTTTACATCAATTAGAAAAGGGTCTCACTCGGGGCGAAGACATCTTAAGGAAGTCCCCAGTAGAGGGTCCCCAGCAGAGGGGGTTCTGGGATGGGAGTGCCGAAGGAGATGGTTCCTGAGCCAGGCTGTGCTAGGTCCAGAGTGGGGCAGACATAGTCTGGCCGGGGCCCCTGAACACAAAGCTGTTTTGTTCTGAGTGTGCTGAAGGGAGAAGGGCCGTGGGGTTGGACCCATCCACTTTCTCACCGCGGTGAGACGGAGCAGAGGGCACATCTGGCCCAAAGCTTGGCTGGAGACTGTTCTGAGGCCCTGGAGGACACTGTATGGCTGAGTCCACAGCAGCTGCCCGTGGCCCAGTCAGAGCTGGGGGGCCTACTTTAGGAGTCTGTCCTTGTATTTAGGTACAGGGTCCTTTGTGTTGGGGGTGGTGATCTGAGGAGCACGTACCTGCACAGATAAATCAGGGGGTGTTCACGAAGGCAGGTTGGGGTGCTCACGaagggggcagagtgaggggtgCTCACGaagggggcagggtgaggggtgCTCACCaagggggcagggtgaggggtgCTCACCaagggggcagagtgaggggtgCTCACAaagggggcagagtgaggggtgCTCACGaagggggcagggtgaggggtgCTCACCaagggggcagggtgaggggtgCTCACCAAGGGGGCAGGGCAAGGTGCTCACgaagggggcagggtggggtgctCACCAAGGGGGCAGAGTGAAGGGTGCTCACAAAGGGGGCAGGGCGGGGTGCTCACgaaaggggcagggtggggtgctCACgaagggggcagggcgggggtcCCTGGGGGTGGGCCAACTGCAGGTTCAAGTCTTTCAGTCAATACTGACCTGGCCCATCCCTGCAGCCTCAGCATAATGACTCACCCTTGGAACGCAGCCTGGCTCTCAGCCCCGTCAGGGAGGGTGACTAACTGAATGATTGAGTCCATTGTTTGCATTTGTGTTTTCAGGGTTGGGGGCTCAGGGTGAACTGTGTCTCAGTCACTGTGCTCAGCCCTCCAGGCCTAGTCTGAGCCAGGCCA is part of the Felis catus isolate Fca126 chromosome F1, F.catus_Fca126_mat1.0, whole genome shotgun sequence genome and encodes:
- the S100A6 gene encoding protein S100-A6, which produces MACPLDQAIGLLVAIFHKYSGREGDKNTLSKKELKELIQKELTIGPKLQDAEIAKLMDDLDRNKDQEVNFQEYVTFLGALALIYNDALKG